In Flavobacterium cerinum, one genomic interval encodes:
- a CDS encoding Crp/Fnr family transcriptional regulator: MKALFKTLGILSAAELDMLDDILTERILKKGEYLIKENTVCDEIVFIKSGALRSFYINSEGDEITNCITFENELMSAFSSFVTKKSTDENIQALFDTELEVLHREDLERLYFQNINWQKVGRILAETQYVQLEKRVASFQKFSGKERYEELFSLQPKYIKLIPLQYLASFLGITPRHLSRIRKAV; encoded by the coding sequence ATGAAAGCACTGTTTAAAACATTAGGAATCTTGTCCGCAGCCGAATTGGATATGCTGGATGATATCCTTACAGAACGGATTTTAAAAAAAGGCGAATACCTGATTAAAGAAAATACAGTTTGCGACGAAATTGTTTTTATCAAATCAGGTGCGCTTCGCTCTTTTTATATTAACAGTGAAGGAGATGAAATTACGAATTGTATTACTTTCGAGAATGAATTAATGTCCGCTTTTTCCAGTTTCGTAACCAAAAAATCCACCGATGAAAATATTCAGGCTTTATTCGATACCGAATTAGAGGTTTTACATCGTGAAGATCTCGAAAGATTGTATTTTCAGAATATAAACTGGCAAAAAGTAGGACGTATTTTAGCAGAAACACAATATGTTCAATTAGAAAAACGAGTAGCTTCCTTTCAGAAATTTTCTGGAAAAGAACGCTATGAAGAATTGTTCAGCCTACAGCCTAAATACATCAAACTTATTCCGTTACAATATCTGGCGTCCTTTTTAGGTATCACACCGAGACATTTAAGTCGTATTCGAAAAGCAGTATAA
- a CDS encoding DNA polymerase III subunit gamma/tau, with the protein MPQPDSIPVVSQQSEPVTVTSVPNPEPVPVKVVTPEIKPIVTPDLNAEKKVSALSLASIRAKKELEAQQRANAPQHDELPTEAFTETDMLLQWNKFAQRLSDKGQKIMATYMQINDPVLDGTTIKLELPNEGSKVDFDNNKIELLGYLRGKLHNHDIVIEVHVNEIVETKYAFTALEKFEKLKAINPALDLLRKAFDLDV; encoded by the coding sequence GTGCCGCAACCGGATTCTATTCCTGTTGTATCACAACAATCGGAACCAGTAACCGTTACTTCTGTACCAAATCCGGAGCCGGTTCCTGTTAAAGTTGTTACACCGGAAATCAAACCGATTGTTACTCCGGATTTAAATGCTGAAAAAAAAGTTTCAGCGCTTTCCTTAGCCAGTATCCGGGCAAAAAAAGAACTCGAAGCACAACAAAGAGCCAATGCTCCGCAACATGATGAATTGCCGACAGAAGCCTTTACCGAAACGGATATGCTATTACAATGGAATAAATTTGCACAGCGTTTAAGCGATAAAGGCCAAAAAATCATGGCAACATATATGCAGATCAATGATCCAGTTTTAGACGGTACAACGATTAAACTGGAATTACCGAATGAGGGCTCTAAAGTAGATTTTGACAACAATAAAATTGAACTTTTAGGTTATCTGAGAGGGAAATTACACAACCATGATATTGTTATAGAAGTACATGTTAATGAAATTGTAGAAACCAAATATGCTTTTACCGCTCTGGAAAAATTTGAGAAATTAAAAGCAATCAACCCGGCTTTGGATCTTTTACGTAAAGCTTTCGATCTTGACGTCTAA
- a CDS encoding saccharopine dehydrogenase, with product MQKNILIIGGTGLIGSTVYRILKERNPNYNLFIGSRKKRNSDQVLCLDVSDFATLSVIAQYSIDLIILCTNDQHNNVLHYAIANQLDYIDITKPTPDLKEAFSIAGKEKNVANKIVFSSGWMAGIVSGLLQDFKGINTVALFVYYSISDKAGESSAHFMAENVSKPFVRYKNNQPVTIKHFLDSEDYTFSFDVGKRRVYNFDVPDLFILNAIENVPNVSVKMTYSSRLVTRLLGLFQSLRLFNLLSLKNRRLIFSANGKGDKTIFEIIAKTSSETIKTTLKSDNGQSELTAFATVLHIEKILNNPFPDGVYFSHQLYQPDEMKNALLTNKTIKINTFKN from the coding sequence ATGCAAAAAAACATTCTTATTATCGGAGGGACTGGATTGATCGGGTCGACCGTCTACAGAATTTTAAAAGAAAGAAATCCAAATTATAATCTGTTTATCGGTAGCCGGAAAAAAAGGAATTCGGATCAGGTTTTATGTCTTGATGTTTCTGATTTTGCCACACTTTCGGTAATCGCTCAGTATTCTATTGATCTTATTATATTATGTACAAATGATCAGCATAATAACGTATTGCATTATGCTATTGCAAATCAGCTGGATTATATCGACATCACAAAACCAACACCGGATTTAAAGGAAGCTTTTTCAATTGCCGGTAAAGAAAAAAATGTAGCCAACAAAATTGTTTTCAGTTCCGGTTGGATGGCAGGGATTGTATCTGGTTTGCTACAGGATTTTAAAGGAATAAATACAGTTGCTCTATTTGTCTATTATTCCATTTCGGATAAAGCAGGGGAAAGTTCAGCGCATTTTATGGCCGAAAACGTAAGTAAACCATTTGTTCGCTATAAAAATAATCAGCCGGTAACGATTAAGCATTTTCTTGATTCTGAGGACTATACTTTTTCTTTTGATGTCGGTAAACGACGGGTTTATAATTTTGATGTCCCGGATTTATTCATCTTAAATGCAATCGAAAATGTCCCGAATGTATCGGTAAAAATGACCTATAGTTCGAGATTGGTAACCCGTTTGTTAGGTCTTTTTCAATCGTTGCGATTATTTAATCTGCTATCCTTAAAAAACAGAAGATTAATTTTTAGTGCCAACGGAAAAGGGGATAAGACTATTTTTGAAATTATAGCGAAAACATCAAGCGAAACAATAAAAACCACATTAAAAAGTGATAACGGGCAGTCGGAATTAACAGCTTTTGCCACTGTTTTACATATTGAAAAAATATTGAATAATCCATTTCCTGACGGAGTTTACTTTAGTCATCAATTATATCAGCCGGATGAAATGAAAAACGCGTTGTTAACCAATAAAACGATTAAAATCAATACATTTAAGAACTGA
- a CDS encoding Ppx/GppA phosphatase family protein produces the protein MISIKKYAAIDIGSNAMRLLITNIVEQAGKETQFNKSELVRVPIRLGQDAFTVGEITDDNIERMVDAMKAFKLLMKVYKVERYMACATSAMREAYNGQEVADIIKKKADIKINIIDGKKEAKIIASSDLRHFIKTDQTYLYVDVGGGSTEFSLFSEGQMVASKSFKNGTVRLLNNMVNDVVWQEIEKWIKIQTEPYEHITLIGSGGNINKLFKLSGKLQEKPLSYAYVNAQYQYLNSLSYEQRIAEIGLNPDRADVIIPATRIYLSAMKWSGAKNIYVPKIGLSDGIVKAMYYDKI, from the coding sequence ATGATTTCGATCAAAAAATATGCAGCTATCGATATCGGATCCAATGCGATGCGATTGCTGATTACTAATATTGTAGAACAAGCCGGAAAAGAAACCCAGTTTAATAAAAGCGAATTGGTTCGCGTTCCGATCCGTTTAGGACAGGATGCATTTACAGTTGGGGAAATCACGGATGATAATATTGAACGAATGGTCGATGCGATGAAGGCGTTCAAATTATTAATGAAAGTATATAAAGTAGAACGTTACATGGCATGTGCTACATCCGCTATGCGTGAGGCATATAACGGTCAGGAAGTAGCTGACATTATTAAGAAAAAAGCCGATATTAAAATCAATATTATCGACGGTAAAAAAGAGGCTAAAATAATTGCTTCATCCGATTTACGCCATTTTATTAAAACGGATCAGACTTATCTTTATGTCGATGTAGGCGGTGGAAGTACTGAATTTTCATTGTTTTCTGAAGGTCAGATGGTGGCTTCAAAATCTTTTAAAAACGGAACCGTTCGTTTACTGAATAACATGGTTAATGATGTGGTATGGCAGGAAATCGAAAAATGGATAAAAATCCAAACCGAACCTTATGAGCATATCACACTGATCGGATCGGGAGGAAACATCAATAAATTGTTTAAACTTTCCGGTAAGTTACAGGAAAAACCATTATCCTATGCTTATGTTAACGCGCAATACCAATACCTGAATTCACTTTCATATGAGCAACGCATCGCAGAAATCGGATTAAATCCGGATCGTGCCGATGTAATCATTCCGGCAACCCGTATTTACCTGAGTGCGATGAAATGGAGCGGAGCAAAAAATATTTATGTCCCTAAAATCGGACTTTCAGACGGTATTGTAAAAGCCATGTATTACGACAAAATTTAA
- the dnaX gene encoding DNA polymerase III subunit gamma/tau, whose protein sequence is MEQFIVSARKYRPQTFKDVVGQQAITNTLLNAIDNNHLAQALLFTGPRGVGKTTCARILARKINQEGYDDPYEDFAFNVFELDAASNNSVDDIRNLIDQVRIPPQTGKYKVYIIDEVHMLSQAAFNAFLKTLEEPPKHAIFILATTEKHKIIPTILSRCQIFDFKRITVKDAKEHLAEVAKSQNIIFEDDALHIIAQKADGAMRDALSIFDRVVSYCGTNLTRQAVTENLNVLDYEYYIKVTDLILENKIPELLLAYNDILAKGFDGHHFIAGLASHFRDLLVCKNPATLILLEAGEVAQNLYREQAQKTAQEFLLQGIDIANDCDLKYKTSQNQRLLVELCLMQLASITFDGEKKKLSHT, encoded by the coding sequence ATGGAACAATTCATCGTATCAGCCCGTAAATACAGACCGCAAACATTTAAAGATGTTGTTGGGCAACAGGCTATTACCAATACTTTATTAAATGCTATTGACAACAATCACCTGGCACAGGCACTTCTTTTTACAGGGCCGCGAGGGGTTGGAAAAACAACATGTGCGCGTATTCTGGCACGAAAAATTAATCAGGAGGGCTACGATGATCCTTATGAAGATTTTGCTTTCAATGTATTTGAGCTGGATGCCGCTTCTAATAACTCCGTTGATGATATCCGAAATCTGATTGATCAGGTTCGTATCCCGCCACAAACCGGGAAATACAAAGTGTATATCATTGACGAGGTACATATGTTGTCACAAGCGGCTTTTAACGCCTTCCTAAAAACATTGGAAGAACCGCCGAAGCATGCTATTTTTATTCTGGCGACTACTGAGAAACATAAGATTATTCCAACTATCCTATCTCGTTGTCAGATCTTTGATTTTAAACGAATTACCGTTAAAGATGCAAAAGAACATTTGGCTGAAGTAGCAAAAAGTCAGAATATTATTTTTGAAGATGATGCCTTGCATATCATTGCGCAAAAAGCAGATGGTGCGATGCGTGATGCTTTATCGATTTTTGACCGTGTGGTTTCCTATTGTGGTACAAATCTGACACGTCAGGCCGTTACTGAAAACCTGAATGTACTGGATTACGAATATTACATTAAAGTAACCGATTTAATTCTGGAAAACAAAATACCGGAATTATTATTAGCCTATAATGATATTCTGGCCAAAGGATTTGACGGTCATCATTTTATTGCCGGTTTAGCGTCTCATTTCAGAGATTTACTGGTTTGTAAAAACCCGGCAACTTTAATACTGTTGGAAGCCGGTGAAGTCGCACAAAATTTATATCGTGAACAAGCGCAAAAAACAGCTCAGGAATTCCTGTTACAGGGAATTGATATTGCTAATGATTGCGACTTAAAATATAAAACTAGTCAGAATCAAAGACTTTTAGTTGAACTGTGTCTAATGCAGCTTGCCTCCATTACTTTTGATGGAGAAAAAAAAAAGCTAAGTCATACATAA
- the rsmD gene encoding 16S rRNA (guanine(966)-N(2))-methyltransferase RsmD, with translation MRIISGKYKGRRINPPKNLPVRPTTDMSKESLFNILNNYFNFSELRVLDLFAGTGNISYEFASRGSGPITSVDGDFGCVTFIKKTAREFDFDITAIKSDVYKFLEKSKASYDIIFADPPYGMEQKDFERIVNLVFENELLEEDGMMIIEHSKHTPIDHMVNFSFAKHYGGSVFTFFEFANDTEEDVTDEEDEFDS, from the coding sequence ATGAGAATCATTTCCGGAAAATATAAAGGAAGACGAATTAATCCTCCGAAAAACCTACCTGTTCGCCCTACTACCGATATGTCGAAAGAATCGTTGTTTAATATTCTAAACAATTATTTTAATTTCTCCGAATTACGGGTATTAGATCTTTTTGCCGGTACCGGAAATATCAGTTATGAATTTGCTTCACGCGGCTCCGGGCCGATTACCAGTGTAGACGGAGATTTCGGTTGTGTTACTTTTATCAAAAAAACAGCCAGGGAATTTGATTTTGATATCACGGCTATTAAAAGTGACGTTTATAAATTTCTTGAAAAAAGTAAAGCTTCTTACGATATTATTTTTGCCGATCCGCCTTACGGGATGGAACAAAAAGATTTCGAACGAATTGTAAATCTGGTATTTGAAAACGAATTACTGGAAGAAGACGGTATGATGATCATTGAGCATTCCAAACATACTCCTATTGACCATATGGTTAATTTTTCTTTTGCGAAGCATTACGGAGGATCGGTGTTTACCTTTTTTGAGTTTGCAAACGATACCGAAGAAGATGTAACGGACGAAGAGGACGAATTCGACAGTTAA
- a CDS encoding GNAT family N-acetyltransferase, translating into MKTTIYTPSVNDYIEITEVWEASVRATHTFLTEEDIQYYKPLILNEYLKAVTLFCTSDNGAITGFIGLSEDTIEMLFIRPDYRGKGVGKVLLDFAIKEHNVFKVDVNEQNEQAVGFYEYLGFKTVKREPLDPNGKPFPILSMELQK; encoded by the coding sequence ATGAAAACAACAATTTATACACCTTCGGTAAATGATTATATTGAAATTACCGAAGTATGGGAAGCATCTGTTCGTGCTACACATACCTTTTTGACAGAAGAAGATATTCAATATTATAAACCATTGATTTTAAATGAATATCTAAAAGCTGTAACCCTTTTTTGTACTTCGGATAACGGAGCCATTACCGGTTTTATCGGTTTGTCGGAAGATACAATTGAAATGCTTTTTATACGTCCGGATTACAGAGGAAAAGGAGTAGGAAAAGTACTATTGGACTTTGCAATTAAAGAACATAATGTTTTTAAAGTCGATGTAAACGAGCAAAATGAGCAAGCTGTCGGATTTTATGAGTATCTGGGGTTTAAAACCGTAAAAAGAGAACCTTTGGATCCGAACGGGAAACCGTTTCCGATTTTATCAATGGAACTTCAAAAATAA
- the ppk1 gene encoding polyphosphate kinase 1, translating into MTSHENRYIDREKSWLAFNARVLQEAADESVPLLDRLRFLGIFSNNLDEFFRVRYAAVRRLSMEGISGEKILGGISAQQLLKDITEIVIEQQSESLRILSVIEKMLEKENIFIINETETNKEQQNFIKEFFIQKVSPELVTIILNDLDEFPLLKDTSGYLAVKLVMKPKQLVIDPSDVIQKKEVRYAVVEIPKTINRFVVLPSSNDKQYVILLDDVIRYNLHSIFNIFDYESISAHMIKITRDAELDIDSDLNKSLIEKISTSVKDRRIGEPVRFVYDQSIEKDTLAFFLTRMKIDATDSLIPGGRYHNRRDYIDFPNLGRYDLLFKQNPPLPVVDLSLEGSILERIKQKDFLVNAPYQSFSYLIKFLREAALDPKVTSIKITLYRLAKNSQIISSLINAAKNGKRVIVQIELQARFDEASNISYAEQMQTEGIELIFGVKGLKVHSKICAIERIEDGKIFRYGFISTGNFNESTAKIYTDVTLLTSHQPILRDINRIFDFFDVNYRVHRYKHLIVSPHYTRSKFIKLIEREMHNAQEGKEAYIKLKMNSLSDFKMIDKLYEASRAGVKIQLIVRGICSLIPGILGMSENIEAISIVDNYLEHARIYIFGNEGDPEVYISSADFMTRNLDARVEVTCPIYDPRIKEELIETFNIGWKGNVKARLHSENLENKYRKRPKEKMFRAQLETYNYYRNQMDVIVEKKL; encoded by the coding sequence ATGACATCTCACGAAAACAGATATATCGACAGAGAAAAAAGTTGGTTGGCATTTAATGCAAGAGTTTTACAAGAAGCAGCAGATGAAAGTGTTCCGTTATTAGACAGACTCCGTTTTTTAGGTATATTTTCCAATAATTTAGACGAATTTTTCCGTGTACGCTACGCAGCTGTACGCCGGTTAAGTATGGAAGGTATTTCCGGAGAAAAGATTCTGGGCGGTATTTCAGCACAACAATTATTAAAAGACATTACCGAAATTGTAATTGAACAACAATCGGAAAGTTTGCGCATTCTGAGTGTCATTGAAAAGATGCTTGAAAAAGAAAACATCTTTATTATTAATGAAACGGAAACAAATAAAGAGCAACAAAACTTTATTAAAGAATTTTTTATTCAGAAAGTAAGCCCGGAATTGGTAACGATTATCCTTAATGATTTGGATGAATTTCCGTTATTAAAAGACACTTCAGGTTATTTGGCGGTCAAATTAGTCATGAAACCGAAACAGTTGGTAATTGATCCGTCAGATGTGATTCAGAAAAAGGAAGTACGTTATGCTGTTGTCGAAATTCCGAAAACAATTAACCGTTTTGTAGTGCTTCCGTCCAGTAATGATAAGCAATATGTGATCTTATTGGATGATGTGATTCGCTATAATCTGCACAGTATTTTTAATATTTTCGACTACGAAAGTATTTCGGCACATATGATTAAAATTACACGTGATGCGGAATTGGATATTGATTCGGACCTGAACAAAAGTTTAATCGAAAAAATATCAACCAGTGTAAAAGATCGTAGAATAGGGGAACCGGTTCGTTTTGTATATGATCAGTCTATCGAAAAAGATACATTGGCTTTTTTCCTGACACGAATGAAAATTGATGCTACGGATAGCTTGATTCCGGGTGGTCGCTATCATAACCGTCGGGATTATATTGATTTCCCGAATCTGGGACGTTATGATTTACTGTTCAAACAAAATCCGCCTTTACCGGTTGTCGATCTGAGTCTGGAAGGTAGTATTCTGGAGCGGATTAAACAAAAAGACTTTCTGGTAAATGCACCGTATCAATCCTTTTCCTATTTGATCAAGTTCTTACGGGAAGCTGCTCTTGATCCGAAAGTAACATCGATTAAAATTACACTATATCGTCTGGCTAAAAATTCCCAGATTATCAGTTCTTTAATCAATGCCGCTAAAAACGGAAAAAGAGTGATTGTTCAGATTGAATTACAGGCGCGTTTCGATGAAGCCAGTAATATCTCGTATGCCGAACAAATGCAAACGGAAGGAATTGAGCTTATTTTCGGGGTAAAAGGACTAAAAGTACACAGTAAAATTTGTGCTATTGAAAGAATCGAAGACGGGAAAATTTTCCGCTACGGCTTTATTTCGACAGGGAATTTTAATGAGTCGACAGCTAAAATTTATACTGATGTAACGTTGCTTACCAGTCATCAACCGATTTTAAGAGATATCAACCGCATTTTTGATTTCTTTGATGTCAATTATCGTGTCCATCGTTATAAACATCTGATTGTATCGCCACATTATACCCGATCAAAATTTATTAAACTGATTGAAAGGGAAATGCATAATGCTCAGGAAGGAAAAGAAGCTTATATTAAATTGAAAATGAATAGTTTGTCTGATTTTAAAATGATCGACAAATTATATGAAGCCAGTCGAGCCGGAGTAAAAATTCAGCTGATTGTTCGTGGTATTTGCTCGCTTATACCGGGTATATTGGGAATGAGTGAAAATATTGAAGCAATTAGTATAGTCGATAATTATCTGGAGCATGCCCGTATTTATATCTTCGGAAATGAAGGCGATCCGGAAGTTTATATTTCTTCCGCTGATTTTATGACGCGTAATCTTGATGCTCGTGTAGAAGTAACTTGTCCGATTTATGATCCCCGGATTAAGGAAGAGTTGATCGAAACGTTTAATATTGGTTGGAAAGGGAACGTAAAAGCCCGTTTGCATTCCGAAAATCTGGAAAACAAATACCGAAAACGTCCGAAAGAAAAAATGTTCCGGGCGCAATTGGAAACCTATAACTACTATCGCAATCAGATGGATGTTATAGTCGAGAAAAAACTTTGA
- a CDS encoding NAD(P)H-dependent oxidoreductase yields the protein MKKILIINGHPNPDSFNFALAEAYRKGAETNGIPIETITIANLNFDPNLRFGYQKRMELEPDLKMAWEQIQNADHLVWIHPVWWGGLPAVTKGFIDRLFLPGMAFRYRENSVWWDKLLKGKTAHIITTLDQPSFYYWLVYGRPSVNQLKKAVLKFCGIEPVKVSYFGIIKTSNDLERKKWIEKAFKMGQKGA from the coding sequence ATGAAAAAAATACTGATTATTAATGGACATCCTAATCCGGACAGTTTTAATTTTGCTTTGGCTGAAGCCTATCGTAAAGGAGCGGAAACTAATGGTATACCGATTGAAACAATTACAATTGCGAATCTGAATTTTGATCCGAATTTAAGATTTGGATATCAAAAACGGATGGAATTAGAACCGGATTTAAAAATGGCTTGGGAGCAAATTCAAAATGCAGATCATCTGGTATGGATTCATCCGGTTTGGTGGGGCGGATTACCGGCAGTAACCAAAGGATTTATTGATCGGTTGTTTTTGCCGGGTATGGCTTTTCGTTACCGTGAAAACTCGGTATGGTGGGATAAATTATTAAAAGGAAAAACCGCTCACATTATAACAACTCTTGATCAACCAAGTTTTTATTATTGGTTGGTTTATGGCCGACCAAGTGTTAATCAGCTAAAAAAAGCAGTTCTGAAATTTTGTGGTATTGAACCGGTAAAAGTTTCTTATTTCGGAATTATTAAAACCTCGAACGATTTAGAGCGAAAAAAATGGATTGAAAAGGCTTTTAAAATGGGACAAAAAGGAGCGTAA
- a CDS encoding DUF3822 family protein yields MSSTATIAQKNYKKLSLQIALNGLSFCVIDTLNDRILELQSVAFNYTQSLEDQLWRTFVDHPALTRHYDEIVVLHDNNFNTFVPKALFDENFLGSYLQYNTKVFETDVFAFDEIEIHEINNVYVPFVNVNNFLIDQFGAFDYKNCNTPLVAALLDLSRNKEEKQVFIHIQNTHFEIIVSQNLKLLLYNSFEYKTPEDFAYYLLFTLEQLQLNPETVSVNFLGKITVNDPCFEIAYRYIRTIALLDTQALQSRYSLEERVILENFILLHS; encoded by the coding sequence ATGTCATCAACAGCCACGATAGCTCAAAAAAACTATAAAAAACTGTCTCTTCAGATTGCTCTAAACGGGCTTTCATTCTGTGTTATAGACACACTGAATGATCGTATTCTGGAATTACAGTCGGTTGCTTTTAACTATACGCAATCGTTAGAAGATCAATTATGGCGGACTTTTGTCGATCATCCGGCATTAACCCGACATTATGATGAAATTGTTGTATTGCACGACAATAACTTTAATACGTTTGTTCCGAAAGCGCTTTTTGATGAAAACTTTCTGGGAAGCTATTTGCAGTACAATACCAAAGTATTTGAAACCGATGTCTTTGCTTTTGATGAAATAGAAATACACGAAATAAACAACGTGTATGTTCCTTTTGTAAATGTGAATAATTTTCTGATAGATCAATTTGGTGCTTTTGATTATAAAAACTGTAATACACCGTTAGTTGCTGCGTTACTTGATTTGTCGAGAAACAAGGAAGAAAAGCAGGTTTTTATTCATATACAAAATACTCATTTTGAAATAATTGTATCGCAAAACCTAAAGTTATTGTTATATAATTCTTTTGAATACAAAACACCGGAAGATTTCGCCTATTACTTGTTATTTACATTGGAGCAATTACAACTTAACCCGGAAACGGTTTCGGTAAATTTCTTAGGAAAAATTACTGTTAACGATCCGTGTTTTGAAATCGCCTATCGCTATATCCGTACAATCGCGCTGTTGGATACGCAGGCTTTACAATCGCGTTATTCACTGGAAGAACGTGTTATTTTAGAAAACTTTATCCTGCTACATTCATGA